ATCGAAGAAGTATTCGGCTGGCTCAAGACCACCGGCCAGTTCCGGCAGACCCGCTATCGGGGAGTGACCAAGATCAACTGGTACTTCACCCTGGCGGTAACCGCTTACAACCTGGTCCGAATGCGAAACGTGGGGGTTTGTCCCGCATAAGTGGGGAGAAAACCGCCCACAAGGCGAAACCGAGCCGAATAATCGGCCAAAAAGAGTTTCATAGAGCAAGAAAACCGCAAAACAAACAACAAAATCAAACTGAGCCGTCCCGAAAAAACCTCTCCCGGAGGTTATGGGGACAAAATCAGGGAGTTTTTCAAGACCCTGTTAAACATGAACCTGCGAACTGTATCTTTGCCTATTCTACTTGCCATGTCGTTGCCCTGTGGTGCCGCTTACGCCACCTCTTATTCCTACCTGGATATATCGCAGACCTACTATGACACGGATTACGTGTCAGGTACGATTCCGCTTCCCACGTATCCTTCGGAGACGCTCACCGATTCCTATGACTCGAAACAGGTTATCAGCACCGGTGAGGCCAAGTACTCCATGGGGCGGACCTATGAGTCCGCGACCTCTTCGGTGAGTTACAACAATTATCCGGTGCTGGTTCCCGGAGGCGGTGCGGTCGGCATTTCTGTCGGCCCGGGCCATTCCGCCACCTTCGGCTATGGCTATGTCGATGCCGCGCACCGGATTATGCGCCAGAGCGCTTCCGTCATCTCGAACGGGGCGCAGTTCTCCGAATCGTGGACCAGGGGAGATATGCAGAACAGCTTCACGGTGCTTCCGGGCACTTCGGGCCTGGCGTATGGCGACACTGCCAAGATACGCCTCGACGTCCGTCTCGACGGGAGGCTTACCGCCACGGGAACGAGCTGGCCCGGCAATGGCGACGCTTTTTCCCATCTGCTGGCGGGCCTCACGATTGTCGATCCGCTGCTGAAGATCGATACCGGTGAAGGCTGGTACACTCCCCGAATCGTTTCCTTCGGGGCCGATGCCGATCTTGAGGCGGGAGAGGTCTATCAGCCGTATTGGGGGGAATCGTATTCAAGCTACTGGTCGGCCAGTTGGGGAGCCTACACCAACACCGGTATAGATATGTCGGGTGATTATGATGACTATTACGAAACCACGGACAACAATCGGGAAGTGACCAACTCGTACAACTTCGATACCGGCCTGCTGCAGCTGGAGTTTGACGCCATTGTCGGGCACACCCTTGATTTGAGGGCCTATATGGATGTATTCAGCTTTGCTTCCGGAAATGCCACGGCGTTGACGGACTTTTCCTCAACGTTCGGCCCCGGTATTATCGACACCAACGGGACAGGGGTGCTGATTGACTGGGATGTTGTCGCTCCGCAACAAGTTCCCGGCACGGTTCCCGAACCCTCGACATTCCTGCTCCTGGGGGCCGGGCTCGCCGGAGTGTTCTGTTACAGGAAAAAAGCAAAGAAAAGCTGAACCTGCCGCGATGTCAGGAAGGGGGGAGGGCGGTCACGATTTGCGGGACCCGTTACCTCCCCCTTTTCCATGTGCTGAAATGGATCTGCATGACCCCGGGGCTTGGGCCGACCGGTTCCAGGAGCTTGAAGGCGGCAATGTTGCCGCGGTTGGTCCGGACGCAGGCGTAGGCAGTCTCGGGAAACCGCTGAATGGGGATGCGTCGTTCCGCCATCCGCACGTTGGAGCAGGTTTCGAATGAGGGGTTCTCCCGCGTGAAGCCGATTGCTGCGCCGTTTCGGGGCGTCAGGTACCGCTCGGTTTCCGTTTCCGCCTCGAACCAGATGTCTGCCTCACCATTTTCTGCAATTTTCCCCGAATCCAGGTCGAAAAGGTAGGTCTGGGGGATTTTGCGGTTTCCGCCGGCAAGCAGTGCGGCACCACGTTCTTCCGGCTGCACGGCCACCAGGAGGTCCACCGCCGTGCCACGCTTTACCTCGCTGCCCCCCCTTATTTTCTGATCCATTACCGTTCCGGGGCGTTCCCGGCTTGTCGGCCGCGGAGTCTCGGCACCGGGCCGCAGCCCTGCATCCTCCAGCATTCGCACTGCACGTTCCAACGGCTGCTTCACCACGTTGGGCACCGTAACCAGTTCCGGTTCCGGCGGCTTGACGGCAACCACGAGATTGACCTTCTTCCCCTTCGACAGCTTTGCGCCAGCCTTGGGGATCTGGCCGATGACTATCCCCGGTTTTGCCGTGGTGCTCTCCCGCCTTTCAACCGCTCCCACCTTCAGGCCGGCTTTCGCCAGGGCTGCCTCGGCCTTGCCGAGGGTTGCCCCGGCCAGCTTCGGCACGGTGACGAGCGTCGGCGGTGGAGGTTCCTGATGCGTGTCGGGCGGTGAAGGCTCCTGTTGCACTTGTGGCGGTGGAGGCTCCTGATTCACGTCGGACGGTGGCTCCTCCGGCGGCCCCGGGTGGACGCTGGTGTCGCTCGTGGTCGTAACGGCCGGAGTCCCCTTGAAGAGCCTGACAAAGCTGTTCCGCAGCGATTCGACGCCGGTAAGCAGCCCCGCCAGCGCGAGCACGATTGCGGTGATGGAGCTGATGAGCCAGGTGAGCCGGTTTTTT
The nucleotide sequence above comes from Geobacter benzoatilyticus. Encoded proteins:
- a CDS encoding PEP-CTERM sorting domain-containing protein, producing MSLPCGAAYATSYSYLDISQTYYDTDYVSGTIPLPTYPSETLTDSYDSKQVISTGEAKYSMGRTYESATSSVSYNNYPVLVPGGGAVGISVGPGHSATFGYGYVDAAHRIMRQSASVISNGAQFSESWTRGDMQNSFTVLPGTSGLAYGDTAKIRLDVRLDGRLTATGTSWPGNGDAFSHLLAGLTIVDPLLKIDTGEGWYTPRIVSFGADADLEAGEVYQPYWGESYSSYWSASWGAYTNTGIDMSGDYDDYYETTDNNREVTNSYNFDTGLLQLEFDAIVGHTLDLRAYMDVFSFASGNATALTDFSSTFGPGIIDTNGTGVLIDWDVVAPQQVPGTVPEPSTFLLLGAGLAGVFCYRKKAKKS
- a CDS encoding toll/interleukin-1 receptor domain-containing protein gives rise to the protein MEGIFISYRREESAGHAGRIYDRLRERFGRGRVFMDVSAIEPGVDFVEAIDRAVGSCAVLLVIIGRRWLDCTDAAGRRRLDDPKDFIRLEVGTALRRNIRVVPVLVQDAAMPGEVDLPDDLKLLARRNAIEINDTHWDSDLAQLVETLERVLEGSGAVTPERAGTGTAPSARKNRLTWLISSITAIVLALAGLLTGVESLRNSFVRLFKGTPAVTTTSDTSVHPGPPEEPPSDVNQEPPPPQVQQEPSPPDTHQEPPPPTLVTVPKLAGATLGKAEAALAKAGLKVGAVERRESTTAKPGIVIGQIPKAGAKLSKGKKVNLVVAVKPPEPELVTVPNVVKQPLERAVRMLEDAGLRPGAETPRPTSRERPGTVMDQKIRGGSEVKRGTAVDLLVAVQPEERGAALLAGGNRKIPQTYLFDLDSGKIAENGEADIWFEAETETERYLTPRNGAAIGFTRENPSFETCSNVRMAERRIPIQRFPETAYACVRTNRGNIAAFKLLEPVGPSPGVMQIHFSTWKRGR